In Uranotaenia lowii strain MFRU-FL chromosome 2, ASM2978415v1, whole genome shotgun sequence, one genomic interval encodes:
- the LOC129742674 gene encoding uncharacterized protein LOC129742674 — protein MSPSPGAHPDRTIPEWMDPQGIHGRLYYMFLKAKKGFELPKNPFVIARSIEQYAGQIESGYFVKSKEWYVLKIRSKDQARKIFTMTTLIDGTEIELGRHPELNSRKFVVRCHEVAGMSEEELLKELSPQKILHVKRIMKKTSSGLVETPTLILTINSTVIPEFINFGFIRLRTRLYYPQPLICRHCLKYGHPKNKCLTEKVCIVCSGIHSSETCTAKSKFCANCKGNHSPLDRNCPVYTYETAVLKVKTEQNITLEAARRLVETHHQSITSYAEIVKNHNEVFMQQKKKQQPKKYIAPTEPKQQKDQQQQQQIQKRNHHSTESITPTTTVHLTVSPPRKRSTPQASPIASGDEAEDDQHQNDTLINSETRKLIKATNRVPSPNPSSSSQNLLQPPLNSKMKFDPRHNNACKK, from the coding sequence ATGAGTCCTTCTCCCGGAGCTCATCCGGATAGGACCATTCCGGAGTGGATGGATCCTCAAGGGATACATGGAAGGTTATACTACATGTTCCTTAAAGCTAAAAAAGGTTTTGAGCTACCCAAAAATCCGTTCGTCATTGCAAGGTCGATCGAGCAGTACGCGGGACAAATAGAAAGTGGGTACTTTGTGAAGAGTAAAGAATGGTACGTGTTAAAAATTCGCAGCAAGGATCAAGCCCGGAAAATTTTCACCATGACTACACTAATCGATGGCACGGAAATCGAATTAGGTCGCCATCCGGAATTAAACAGCCGAAAATTTGTGGTACGATGCCACGAGGTCGCAGGTATGTCTGAGGAAGAACTTCTGAAAGAGCTGTCGCCGCAAAAAATTTTACATGTGAaaaggataatgaaaaaaacatcTTCTGGACTGGTTGAAACACCGACACTTATACTGACAATAAATTCGACTGTGATTCcggaatttattaattttggaTTCATACGTCTGAGGACACGTCTTTACTATCCACAACCATTAATATGTCGTCATTGTTTGAAGTATGGACATCCGAAAAACAAATGTCTGACAGAAAAGGTCTGCATAGTTTGCTCTGGTATCCACAGCAGCGAAACATGTACGGCCAAATCCAAGTTTTGCGCTAACTGCAAAGGAAACCATTCTCCGCTCGACAGAAACTGCCCAGTATACACGTATGAGACTGCTGTTCTGAAAGTCAAAACCGAACAGAATATAACACTGGAAGCCGCTCGTAGATTAGTAGAAACGCACCACCAAAGTATCACCAGCTATGCAGAAATTGTAAAGAACCACAACGAAGTATTCATGCAGCAGAAGAAGAAACAGCAACCGAAAAAGTACATCGCACCGACCGAACCAAAGCAACAGAAAgaccaacaacagcaacaacaaatcCAAAAACGAAATCATCACTCGACCGAAAGCATCACACCAACTACAACAGTACACTTGACCGTTTCACCGCCCCGCAAGAGATCAACCCCTCAAGCTTCGCCAATCGCCTCTGGTGACGAGGCTGAAGATGACCAACATCAAAACGATACACTTATCAATTCCGAGACTCGGAAATTGATCAAAGCAACAAATCGTGTTCCTTCCCCAAACCCTTCCTCCTCATCCCAAAACCTACTCCAACCTCCCCTTAACTCTAAAATGAAATTTGACCCTCGGCACAATAATGCTTGTAAAAAGTGA
- the LOC129742676 gene encoding uncharacterized protein LOC129742676, producing MHNQHLPCHLPPTPPTPHLPPTPHITHATRHPRHLPPKPSITHTTCPSTILATHQLYLPPTPTTTHANYHPRHTPPLSPTTQATYPHHPHHLPPTPQTTYHPRHLPPKSPNPHHLPSTILATHHLYLPPTPLTTHATYHPRHTPPLSPTTHATYPHHLPPTPHTTHETCHTPITTNASPPTTQATNWY from the coding sequence ATGCATAACCAGCACCTACCTTGtcacctaccacccacgccacctacgccacacctaccacccacgccacACATCACCCACGCCACACGCCACCCACGCCACCTACCACCCAAGCCATCCATCACCCACACCACCTGTCCATCCACTATCCTCGCCACACACCAACTCTACCTTCCACCCACGCCAACTACCACCCACGCCAACTACCACCCACGCCACACACCACCCTTGTCACCTACCACCCAAGCCACCTATCCACACCACCCGCACCACCTACCACCAACGCCACAAaccacctaccacccacgccacCTACCACCCAAGTCACCTAACCCACACCACCTGCCATCCACCATCCTCGCCACACACCACCTCTACCTTCCACCCACGCCACTCACCACCCAcgccacctaccacccacgccacACACCACCCTTGTCACCCACCACACACGCCACCTACCCACACCACCTACCACCAACGCCACACACCACCCACGAGACCTGCCACACACCAATTACTACCAACGCCTCACCACCCACCACCCAAGCGACCAATTGGTATTGA